Proteins from one Desertifilum tharense IPPAS B-1220 genomic window:
- a CDS encoding carotenoid oxygenase family protein, whose product MNPIAVKETFPVNPQKAYQREAWSGGYESQPNEYDYWIEEIEGEIPAELNGTLLRNGPGLLEVNGQQLAHPFDGDGMISAIAFSQGRAHYRNRYVRTEGYVKEQQAQKILYRGVFGTQKAGGWLANAFDFKLKNIANTNILYWGDKLLALWEAAQPHSLKPQTLDTIGLDDLQGILEEGDAFAAHPWIDPRGNDGEPCLVNFSIKTGLSSTLTVFELDTQGKLLKRYSHSVPGFCFIHDFAITPHYCIFFQNPVSFNPVPFALGMRGAGECVKFQPQQPTNIIVIPRNGKDKPQIFPTPAGFVFHHANAFESGETLCIDSICYDSFPEVEPDSDFRQVDFDALSPGQLWRFTVNLTSQMVQRELTEPRCCEFPYVHPDKAGLPYRYLFMGAAHESTGNAPLQAILKIDWETGERQLWSAAPQGYVSEPIFVPHPQNPAEDAGWILTVVYDASHHRSDVVILDASDLNRGPVARLHLKHHIPYGLHGSWVSEQLMGLG is encoded by the coding sequence ATGAACCCTATTGCTGTTAAAGAAACCTTTCCTGTTAATCCCCAAAAAGCGTATCAACGCGAGGCTTGGAGTGGCGGTTATGAATCTCAGCCCAACGAGTACGACTATTGGATTGAGGAGATTGAAGGGGAAATTCCCGCCGAGTTAAATGGAACATTGCTGCGAAATGGGCCGGGATTGCTAGAGGTGAATGGGCAACAACTGGCTCACCCGTTTGATGGAGATGGGATGATTAGCGCGATCGCATTCTCCCAGGGCCGCGCCCACTACCGCAACCGCTACGTCCGCACCGAAGGATACGTTAAAGAACAACAAGCCCAGAAAATTCTCTATCGCGGCGTTTTTGGAACCCAGAAAGCTGGGGGATGGCTCGCCAATGCCTTTGACTTCAAACTGAAAAATATCGCCAATACCAATATCCTCTACTGGGGAGACAAACTCCTGGCGCTTTGGGAAGCCGCCCAACCCCACAGCCTCAAGCCTCAAACCCTAGACACCATTGGACTTGACGATCTGCAAGGTATTTTAGAGGAAGGCGATGCTTTTGCGGCCCATCCCTGGATCGATCCGAGGGGAAATGACGGCGAACCCTGTTTAGTCAACTTTTCAATTAAAACTGGATTATCGAGTACCCTGACCGTTTTTGAACTCGATACCCAAGGCAAACTCTTAAAACGTTATTCCCATAGCGTTCCCGGCTTTTGCTTTATCCACGATTTTGCGATTACCCCTCATTACTGTATCTTCTTCCAAAATCCGGTTAGCTTTAACCCGGTGCCGTTTGCTTTGGGAATGCGAGGGGCGGGCGAATGCGTTAAGTTTCAGCCCCAACAACCCACGAATATTATTGTGATTCCTCGCAATGGCAAAGATAAGCCCCAAATCTTTCCAACTCCTGCGGGGTTTGTCTTTCACCATGCCAATGCGTTCGAGTCGGGAGAGACTCTGTGCATTGATTCTATCTGTTATGACTCCTTCCCAGAAGTAGAACCGGACTCTGATTTTCGCCAAGTGGATTTTGATGCCCTATCTCCAGGGCAGTTATGGCGATTTACAGTTAACTTAACCTCCCAAATGGTGCAACGAGAATTAACAGAACCCCGTTGCTGCGAATTTCCCTACGTTCACCCGGATAAAGCGGGTTTGCCCTATCGCTACCTGTTTATGGGGGCTGCCCATGAGTCTACTGGGAACGCCCCTCTACAAGCCATCCTGAAAATTGACTGGGAAACTGGGGAACGACAACTTTGGAGTGCTGCGCCGCAAGGATATGTCAGCGAACCGATTTTTGTGCCTCATCCCCAGAATCCGGCGGAGGATGCCGGATGGATTTTAACCGTAGTTTATGACGCCAGCCATCATCGCTCGGATGTGGTAATTTTGGATGCAAGCGATCTCAATCGCGGCCCTGTTGCTCGACTCCACCTCAAGCATCATATTCCTTATGGGTTGCACGGTAGTTGGGTTTCTGAACAGTTGATGGGTTTGGGTTAG
- a CDS encoding folate/biopterin family MFS transporter: MSLSDSSLKESIKDKLLFGNEPSPELVAILLVYFVQGILGLARLAVSFFLKDQLALGPAEVSALMGIAALPWMIKPAFGFLSDGLPILGYHRRPYLILSGLLGALAWVLLATVVHTAWAATAVILLSSLSVAVSDVIVDSLVVERARGESQSDAGSLQSLCWGTSALGGLITAYLSGFLLEHFSTQTVFAITATFPLIVSLSASLIAESPVEQQPGWAEVKQQVSQLRQAVSQKAIWLPAAFLFIWQATPTADSAFFFFTTNELGFEPEFLGRVRLVTSLAGLVGVWLFQRFFRSIPFRTIFGWSTAISAALGMTMLLLVTHANRALGIDDHWFSLGDSLVLTVMGQIAYMPVLVLAARLCPPGVEATLFALLMSVTNLASLLSYELGAALMHSFGITPNNFDNLWLLVLITNLSTLLPLPFLGWLPSANAALPNEEAPDLPPVEIYEPHLLGSTPDSSFLPELLPEFFRNSLSPKQVEEPVD, from the coding sequence ATGAGCTTAAGCGATTCCAGCCTCAAAGAATCCATTAAAGACAAACTGCTGTTTGGTAACGAACCCTCCCCCGAACTCGTCGCCATTCTCTTGGTGTACTTCGTTCAAGGGATCTTAGGGTTAGCCAGACTTGCAGTGAGCTTCTTTCTCAAAGATCAACTCGCATTAGGTCCGGCGGAAGTCTCTGCCCTCATGGGGATTGCAGCCCTCCCTTGGATGATCAAACCCGCATTTGGCTTCCTTTCAGACGGACTGCCGATCTTAGGCTACCATCGCCGTCCCTATCTGATTTTATCAGGGCTATTGGGGGCGCTGGCTTGGGTACTCCTCGCCACCGTCGTTCATACCGCCTGGGCAGCCACAGCAGTCATCTTACTCAGTTCTCTTTCCGTCGCCGTCAGCGATGTTATTGTAGACTCCTTGGTTGTAGAACGGGCGCGAGGCGAATCGCAAAGCGATGCTGGCTCTCTCCAATCCTTGTGTTGGGGAACTTCAGCCCTTGGGGGATTAATTACCGCTTATCTCAGCGGCTTCCTCCTAGAACACTTCAGTACCCAAACCGTCTTTGCCATTACCGCCACCTTTCCCCTAATTGTGTCCCTCAGCGCCAGCTTAATTGCTGAATCTCCGGTAGAACAACAGCCCGGATGGGCTGAGGTGAAGCAACAAGTCTCCCAACTCCGCCAAGCGGTAAGTCAAAAAGCCATCTGGCTACCGGCGGCCTTTCTCTTCATTTGGCAAGCTACCCCAACGGCTGACTCGGCTTTCTTTTTCTTCACCACCAACGAACTCGGCTTTGAACCGGAGTTTTTAGGACGAGTCCGCCTGGTGACTAGCTTGGCGGGATTAGTCGGCGTTTGGTTGTTTCAACGCTTCTTTCGCTCGATTCCCTTTCGGACTATCTTTGGCTGGAGTACCGCGATCTCTGCGGCGTTGGGCATGACAATGTTGCTCTTAGTCACCCATGCCAACCGCGCATTAGGCATTGACGACCATTGGTTTAGTTTAGGCGATAGCTTAGTGCTAACGGTCATGGGACAAATTGCCTATATGCCCGTATTGGTTCTGGCAGCGAGGCTTTGTCCCCCCGGTGTTGAGGCGACGCTGTTCGCGCTGTTAATGTCGGTGACAAACCTGGCCAGTTTATTGTCCTACGAGTTAGGGGCGGCTTTAATGCATAGCTTTGGCATTACTCCCAATAACTTTGACAATTTGTGGCTATTGGTTCTGATTACCAATCTTTCCACCCTCTTGCCTTTACCCTTTTTGGGTTGGCTACCCTCAGCGAATGCGGCTTTACCCAACGAGGAAGCCCCAGATTTACCGCCCGTGGAAATCTACGAACCACACCTGCTGGGATCGACCCCAGACTCCTCCTTTCTGCCGGAGTTATTACCCGAATTTTTCCGGAATTCTCTTAGCCCAAAACAGGTTGAAGAACCTGTGGATTGA
- the cutA gene encoding divalent-cation tolerance protein CutA: MSSSPQYGIVLVTASSEAEAVAIAQALVEAKLAACVNFTPIHSVYTWQGIVESTPEWQLIVKTDLRLFDALEAKIQQIHSYEVPEIIAIPLIAGSQPYLQWISEQTQPE; this comes from the coding sequence ATGAGTTCATCCCCCCAATACGGCATCGTTTTAGTCACGGCGAGTTCCGAAGCTGAAGCCGTTGCGATCGCGCAAGCTTTGGTAGAAGCCAAACTCGCCGCCTGCGTCAACTTTACCCCCATTCACTCCGTCTATACCTGGCAGGGAATTGTTGAATCTACTCCCGAATGGCAACTGATCGTCAAAACCGATTTAAGGCTGTTTGACGCCTTAGAAGCTAAAATTCAGCAAATTCACTCCTACGAAGTCCCAGAAATTATCGCCATCCCCCTAATCGCAGGTTCTCAGCCTTACCTCCAGTGGATTTCCGAACAAACTCAGCCGGAGTGA
- a CDS encoding DUF2834 domain-containing protein, whose product MLRKLGFGLLWVGFVSYAFLLAPPQQPDTFTLIQNLSTGQWDGINPIIIALFNLMGIWPMIFACLLFFDGRGQKLPAWPFASLSFGVGAFSLLPYLALRQPNPEFTGEKDNLLKLLDSRWTGLAIGSAAIALLAFAFLGGDWANFIGQWQTSRFIHVMSLDFCLLCGLFPALLGDDMARRGWQNSPLFWLFCFPLLGAIAYLIARPPLPTEEAPQTTPNPV is encoded by the coding sequence ATGCTTAGAAAACTCGGCTTTGGCTTGCTGTGGGTGGGGTTTGTGAGTTATGCCTTTTTGCTAGCTCCCCCTCAGCAACCGGATACTTTTACCTTGATTCAAAATTTATCAACAGGTCAGTGGGATGGAATTAACCCCATCATTATTGCCCTGTTCAATCTCATGGGCATCTGGCCGATGATTTTTGCCTGTCTGCTGTTTTTTGATGGCAGAGGTCAAAAGTTACCCGCCTGGCCCTTTGCCAGTTTATCCTTTGGGGTAGGGGCGTTTTCACTGCTGCCTTACTTGGCATTGCGCCAACCCAATCCGGAGTTTACCGGAGAAAAGGATAATTTACTCAAGCTTTTAGATTCGCGTTGGACGGGTTTGGCCATAGGGAGCGCTGCGATCGCGCTTTTAGCCTTTGCCTTCCTAGGAGGCGACTGGGCCAATTTTATCGGTCAGTGGCAAACCAGCCGCTTTATCCATGTGATGAGTTTAGATTTTTGCCTGTTGTGCGGCTTATTTCCGGCACTGCTGGGCGATGATATGGCTCGCAGGGGTTGGCAAAACTCGCCGCTTTTTTGGCTGTTCTGTTTTCCCTTACTGGGCGCGATCGCCTATTTAATCGCGCGTCCGCCCTTACCCACAGAAGAAGCCCCACAAACTACGCCAAACCCGGTTTAG
- a CDS encoding EVE domain-containing protein codes for MAYWLLKSEPSTYTYADLERDRQTVWDGVNNALALKHLRAMNPGDLALIYHSGKEKQVVGIAEVVSSPYADPKLDDPKRVVVDLKPARSLQQPVTLAQMKQSDRFEGFDLLRLPRLSVMPVPETYWSAILELAKPGLA; via the coding sequence ATGGCTTATTGGCTGCTCAAAAGCGAACCGAGTACCTATACATACGCTGACTTAGAACGCGATCGCCAGACGGTTTGGGATGGGGTGAATAACGCCCTAGCGCTCAAACATCTACGCGCCATGAATCCGGGCGATTTAGCCTTGATCTACCACAGCGGTAAGGAAAAGCAAGTGGTGGGGATCGCAGAAGTGGTGAGTTCGCCCTATGCCGATCCCAAGTTAGACGATCCGAAGCGAGTGGTAGTGGATCTCAAGCCAGCGCGATCGCTCCAGCAACCCGTGACGCTAGCCCAGATGAAGCAGAGCGATCGCTTTGAGGGATTCGATCTATTGCGCCTCCCCCGTCTCTCGGTGATGCCCGTTCCCGAAACCTACTGGAGCGCAATTTTGGAGCTTGCTAAACCGGGTTTGGCGTAG
- a CDS encoding PAS domain S-box protein, whose translation MNRKLASLPPSSRELEGGEMQLSSSGLRADLLKIRTVATALTQKAIATHEETCAQTLKQLMSQHQVTCILIAQQDMPESPVSHIISEYPIGFVTQDAIEELQHLGGSLERIPAKDLARSPLACVQLTDSLWLAYQMLQSPQVEMLVVLDNRNRPLGLLTLELIERSLDPLVMAGQIETLNQQIKTASNCSYLNNQASTNGKLSPSLLSLPATPQHSFASTLGGRLLADIALRIRQSLNLDEILNTAVEEVRQFLQSDRVLVYRFNADWGGHVVVESVDPQWISILGMHIRDTCFADNYVNSYRNGRIQTTSDIYNGTLQDCHAHFLSHFQVRANLVVPILQTLPEVNDLQRNHLWGLLIAHQCCGPRQWHEAEVELVQQLATHLAIAIQQSELYQQLESELVYRVQVEAALRQSEERFRNLIETTSDWVWEIDEQATYTYASPRVRQVLGYEPEEIIGKTPFNLMPWEDAAKFAAVFAEIAIAQQPFSCLESITRHKDGHLVILETSGVPFFDPNGKFCGYRGIDRDVTERKQAAIALQEAHQRLSFHVDNSPLAVVEWDAEFCVQRWSQQAEKIFGWTAEEAEGRQPSKNWPFVYPGDLEAAMNLFDQLLNGSQPRAIARIRNITKSGAMVYCEWYSSALRDEEGTLISILSLVLDVTDRQLALDALKKVNEDLEERVERRTEQIRLANERLRAEIIERQKAQEVLQFTQFTVDRAAEAVFWTGADGQLIYVNDAACRLVEYSRQELLKLTLRDIEPEYPTRAWIEHWSQLKQRGFSTFETHYRTQSGHVFPVEVTASYLKFKGKEYKCAFVRDISERMQAQAEIIKALETERQLSQLKSRIVSVVSHEYRTPLTTIYSSAELLEYYSHKWSDAKKLQHLHRIKSAVNHLTQLVEDVLLFNKADEEKLEFQPEAIELVSWCENLVEELQANSGVNHQIDLQIQSKIQYAFVDPKLLRQILTNLLTNAIKYSPQGGVIDFILTRKMLGQTNGMAESDPLSDRVNEIAIFQIRDRGLGISEEDQSQLFKSFHRGSNVGAIAGTGLGLAIVKKCVDLHKGKISVESQIGIGTTFTVMLPIRN comes from the coding sequence ATGAATAGAAAGTTGGCATCCCTACCCCCTTCCAGTCGGGAGCTAGAGGGGGGAGAAATGCAACTGAGTTCGTCAGGATTGCGGGCGGATCTTTTAAAAATACGAACAGTTGCCACAGCGCTAACCCAGAAGGCGATCGCAACGCATGAAGAGACGTGCGCCCAAACTTTAAAGCAGTTGATGAGCCAGCATCAAGTCACCTGCATTTTAATCGCTCAACAGGATATGCCTGAATCCCCCGTCTCGCACATTATTTCAGAGTATCCCATCGGTTTTGTAACACAAGACGCAATTGAAGAATTACAACATTTAGGGGGTTCTCTCGAACGCATCCCCGCCAAAGATTTAGCGCGATCGCCCCTAGCGTGCGTTCAACTCACGGATTCCCTGTGGCTCGCCTATCAAATGTTGCAAAGCCCCCAAGTGGAGATGCTAGTCGTCCTCGACAATCGCAATCGTCCGCTGGGCTTATTGACCTTAGAATTAATTGAGCGATCGCTCGATCCGCTGGTCATGGCGGGTCAAATTGAAACCCTAAATCAACAGATCAAAACGGCTTCAAATTGCTCTTACCTCAATAACCAAGCCTCTACAAACGGCAAACTCTCCCCCTCTTTGCTCAGTTTACCGGCAACGCCCCAACATTCTTTTGCCTCAACCCTGGGCGGTCGTTTGCTTGCCGATATTGCGTTGCGAATTCGCCAATCTTTAAACTTAGATGAGATTTTAAATACAGCCGTCGAAGAAGTGCGGCAATTTCTCCAGAGCGATCGCGTTTTAGTGTATCGCTTTAATGCCGATTGGGGGGGTCATGTGGTCGTTGAATCCGTCGATCCCCAATGGATATCGATTTTAGGAATGCATATTCGCGATACCTGCTTTGCCGACAATTACGTCAATAGCTATCGCAACGGTCGCATTCAAACCACCAGCGATATTTATAACGGCACTCTTCAAGACTGCCACGCTCACTTTTTATCGCATTTTCAGGTTAGAGCCAATTTAGTGGTTCCCATTCTGCAAACGCTTCCGGAAGTCAACGATCTTCAACGCAACCACCTCTGGGGGTTATTAATTGCCCATCAATGTTGCGGGCCCCGCCAATGGCATGAGGCAGAAGTGGAGTTAGTCCAACAACTGGCCACCCATTTAGCGATCGCTATTCAACAATCAGAACTCTATCAACAACTTGAATCCGAACTCGTCTATCGCGTGCAAGTGGAGGCGGCTTTGCGCCAAAGCGAAGAACGCTTCCGCAACCTGATTGAAACCACCAGCGACTGGGTGTGGGAAATTGACGAACAGGCAACCTATACCTATGCGTCGCCTCGCGTTCGTCAGGTGTTGGGTTACGAACCCGAAGAAATTATTGGCAAAACCCCCTTTAACCTTATGCCTTGGGAAGACGCCGCCAAATTTGCGGCCGTTTTTGCCGAAATCGCGATCGCCCAACAGCCCTTTAGCTGCCTAGAAAGCATCACCCGCCACAAAGACGGTCATTTAGTCATTTTAGAAACCAGCGGCGTTCCCTTCTTTGACCCAAACGGTAAGTTCTGCGGCTATCGCGGCATCGACCGAGATGTCACCGAGCGCAAACAAGCCGCGATCGCCCTCCAGGAAGCCCACCAGCGCCTCTCTTTTCATGTGGATAACTCCCCCCTCGCGGTGGTGGAATGGGACGCTGAATTTTGCGTTCAGCGGTGGTCGCAACAGGCGGAAAAGATTTTTGGCTGGACTGCCGAAGAAGCCGAAGGACGCCAACCCAGTAAAAACTGGCCGTTCGTGTATCCCGGTGACTTAGAAGCGGCGATGAACCTATTCGATCAACTGCTGAACGGTTCTCAGCCTAGAGCGATCGCCCGAATTCGCAACATCACCAAGTCGGGCGCAATGGTGTATTGCGAGTGGTATAGTTCTGCTCTGCGCGATGAAGAGGGGACGTTAATTTCGATTTTGTCTCTCGTTTTAGATGTCACCGATCGCCAACTCGCCCTCGATGCTTTAAAGAAAGTCAACGAAGACTTAGAAGAACGCGTCGAAAGACGCACCGAACAAATTCGCCTCGCCAACGAACGCTTGCGGGCCGAAATTATTGAACGCCAAAAAGCCCAAGAAGTCTTACAATTTACCCAATTTACGGTAGACAGAGCGGCTGAAGCGGTATTTTGGACGGGTGCGGATGGTCAGTTAATCTATGTGAATGATGCGGCGTGTCGCTTGGTGGAATATTCTCGTCAAGAGCTATTAAAGCTGACGCTGCGAGACATTGAACCGGAATATCCAACGCGGGCTTGGATCGAACATTGGAGTCAACTTAAGCAGCGGGGATTTTCCACGTTTGAAACCCACTATCGCACCCAGTCGGGTCATGTTTTTCCGGTGGAGGTGACAGCGAGTTATCTGAAATTTAAGGGAAAAGAGTATAAGTGTGCTTTTGTGCGCGATATTTCTGAAAGAATGCAGGCACAAGCGGAAATTATTAAAGCGTTAGAAACAGAACGCCAGCTTTCTCAGCTTAAATCGCGGATTGTTTCGGTCGTCTCTCATGAATATCGCACGCCGTTAACTACGATTTATTCTTCTGCTGAGTTATTAGAATATTACAGTCATAAATGGTCGGATGCGAAGAAGCTTCAGCATCTGCATCGGATTAAGTCTGCGGTGAATCATCTGACGCAATTGGTCGAAGATGTTTTGCTATTTAATAAGGCGGATGAGGAAAAGCTAGAGTTTCAACCCGAAGCGATTGAGTTAGTAAGCTGGTGCGAGAATTTGGTTGAAGAGTTACAAGCCAATTCTGGGGTTAATCATCAGATTGATTTACAGATTCAGAGTAAAATTCAATATGCATTTGTCGATCCGAAGTTATTGCGGCAAATTCTGACCAATTTATTGACGAATGCCATTAAGTATTCGCCCCAAGGGGGAGTCATCGATTTTATCCTCACTCGGAAAATGCTGGGCCAAACAAATGGAATGGCTGAGTCCGATCCGCTATCCGATCGGGTGAATGAAATTGCGATTTTCCAAATTCGCGATCGCGGTTTGGGAATTTCCGAAGAAGATCAAAGCCAGTTGTTTAAGTCGTTCCATCGCGGTAGCAATGTGGGCGCGATCGCTGGAACTGGGTTAGGGTTGGCGATCGTGAAAAAATGCGTAGACCTCCACAAAGGTAAAATTTCCGTGGAAAGTCAGATTGGCATCGGAACCACATTTACTGTTATGTTACCGATTCGTAATTGA
- a CDS encoding glycogen debranching protein: MKIWINEQVDPSGMLYACIACCDPSQAEECHESFVENLTLEQKNAGWEARIRTVESWDEVPANALKLD, encoded by the coding sequence ATGAAAATCTGGATTAACGAACAGGTCGATCCGTCAGGAATGCTTTATGCTTGCATTGCGTGTTGCGATCCAAGTCAGGCCGAAGAATGCCACGAGTCTTTTGTAGAAAATCTCACCCTCGAACAAAAGAATGCGGGATGGGAAGCACGCATCCGCACCGTTGAATCTTGGGATGAAGTCCCCGCAAATGCTTTAAAGCTCGACTAA
- a CDS encoding TrkA family potassium uptake protein has translation MSPKTSLPNQVNLERQYRRLRAELLGGAIALAGVFLTGTLWYKFVEGWRTIDAIYMTAITLATVGYLEVQPMNDRARIFTIVLLLMGVVAIGYIVNRFTEAVIQGYFQEERRIRLQKRLIESLSEHYILCGFGRTGRQVALEFQAENISFVVIDSELDPVQTAQSLGCVAFQGDATLDQTLIQVGIERALCLVAALPSDAENLYAVLSAKTLNPKIRAIARASTEEAVQKLQRGGADAVVSPYITGGRRMAAAALRPQVMDFLEGAITGADRAYYLEEFLIDPQLCPFVGQSLSEARLRSQTGALVLAIRRDDGTLIGGPMGETQILPGDLLICMGTAEQLRSLNRLLGPLSSRLPRPPRKNTSQ, from the coding sequence ATGAGTCCAAAAACGTCTCTGCCGAATCAGGTTAACCTAGAACGCCAGTATCGCCGCCTCCGAGCAGAGTTACTTGGCGGTGCGATCGCCTTAGCGGGTGTTTTTTTAACGGGAACGCTCTGGTATAAGTTTGTTGAAGGCTGGCGGACGATCGATGCGATCTATATGACGGCGATTACGCTAGCGACGGTGGGCTATTTGGAAGTTCAGCCGATGAACGATCGCGCTCGGATTTTTACAATTGTCCTACTGTTAATGGGCGTGGTGGCGATTGGTTATATTGTCAATCGATTTACAGAAGCCGTAATTCAAGGCTATTTTCAAGAAGAACGGCGGATAAGGTTACAAAAACGTTTGATTGAATCTTTAAGCGAACATTATATTCTCTGCGGGTTTGGGCGTACGGGACGCCAGGTGGCGCTGGAGTTTCAAGCCGAAAATATTAGTTTTGTGGTGATTGACTCGGAACTCGATCCCGTGCAAACGGCTCAAAGCCTGGGTTGCGTGGCGTTTCAAGGGGATGCCACCCTCGATCAAACGTTGATCCAGGTGGGAATTGAACGGGCGCTGTGTTTGGTGGCGGCGCTACCCTCGGATGCTGAAAATTTGTATGCGGTGCTGTCGGCGAAAACGCTGAATCCCAAGATTCGGGCGATCGCGCGGGCGAGTACGGAAGAGGCCGTTCAGAAGCTTCAGCGGGGGGGAGCCGATGCCGTCGTCTCCCCCTATATCACGGGCGGTCGGAGGATGGCTGCTGCCGCTCTCAGACCCCAGGTGATGGATTTTTTGGAGGGCGCGATTACTGGAGCCGATCGCGCCTATTATCTTGAGGAGTTTTTGATCGATCCGCAGCTTTGCCCGTTTGTCGGTCAGTCATTGAGCGAGGCTAGGTTGCGATCGCAAACTGGAGCGTTGGTGCTGGCGATTCGCCGCGATGACGGAACGTTGATTGGCGGGCCGATGGGCGAAACGCAGATTTTGCCCGGAGATTTGCTGATTTGTATGGGAACGGCCGAACAACTGCGGAGTCTCAATCGCCTTTTGGGGCCGCTGAGTTCGAGACTGCCACGTCCTCCGCGCAAAAATACCAGTCAATAA
- a CDS encoding TrkA family potassium uptake protein produces the protein MYVLIGGAGMMGLGLAQQLLKLGHTVAIIDVDPLACRFAREKIGVMAFEGSAVSTTVLLEAGIRQANAVVAALRDDALNLAMIALSRSYGISHTVVRMRDREFLEAYRFAQASHIISTVDLAVATMANAIEYPEIESMMHFEQGQVEVLKLPVPGDCYVAGRSVAQIAQDPRFPSSSLIIGYQCHACADLQIPNGSTVLEAGSTILVVTRPELVHPMIDFLGLHASHLPTIEVSHPNL, from the coding sequence ATGTATGTACTGATTGGTGGCGCTGGAATGATGGGGCTGGGACTGGCTCAACAGTTATTAAAATTGGGTCATACCGTAGCAATCATTGATGTAGACCCACTTGCCTGTCGCTTTGCCCGTGAAAAAATCGGAGTTATGGCATTTGAAGGGAGTGCCGTGAGTACAACAGTGCTTCTAGAAGCCGGGATTCGACAAGCCAATGCCGTTGTGGCCGCCCTCAGAGATGATGCATTGAATTTAGCGATGATCGCATTGTCTAGGAGTTATGGGATTTCGCACACCGTAGTGCGAATGCGCGATCGCGAATTTCTAGAAGCTTACCGTTTCGCTCAAGCCAGCCACATCATCAGCACCGTTGATTTAGCCGTTGCCACGATGGCGAACGCGATTGAATACCCTGAAATCGAGTCAATGATGCATTTTGAGCAAGGGCAGGTGGAAGTGCTTAAGCTGCCGGTTCCAGGCGATTGCTATGTGGCGGGTCGCAGCGTAGCCCAAATTGCTCAAGACCCACGTTTTCCAAGCAGTTCGCTGATCATCGGTTATCAATGTCATGCGTGTGCCGATCTACAGATTCCCAACGGTAGCACGGTGCTAGAAGCGGGTTCGACTATTTTAGTTGTTACCCGCCCTGAGCTAGTCCACCCGATGATTGATTTTCTCGGTCTGCACGCTAGTCATCTTCCAACGATAGAAGTTTCTCATCCAAATCTTTAA